Below is a window of Fervidobacterium pennivorans DSM 9078 DNA.
CGGATAAATCCAATCGTTCGTTCCATTCAACCATACTTCGTTGTAACCGTTCGCACCCCAACTTGAAGCAGCAGGGGTAAGTATCTGGACTTTCTCTATCCAATCGACGAGATCACATGCTCTAACAACTCTGAGTTTTTGACTCTTAGCTGCTTCCCTCATAAAGTATTCCAGGAAGAACGGTCCTTCGTACCACCAATGACCAAATAATTCTGCGTCAAATGGTGCAACAATTACTGGTTCAAGACCTTCGAAAAGATTTAATAAATAGTCTATCTGAGCTTCTTTCTTTCTTAGGAAGTCCTTAGCATGTTCGTATGCAGTCGCTTTCGCTTCGTCGATATCATAGTAATCTTTTTTGTCAAGAGGTGTATCTTTCGAAGTGATTTTGTGGTATTTTATACCTGTGTTCATCCTAACCCCACTTGGATCTATATAGGGCCTTATATATTCGTATTCTCTGTCGAATCCAATATCTCTGTAGAATTCTCTGTACCTTGAGTCTCCCGGATACCCAATTTGTGCGCTCCACACCTGTTCAGAGCTTTCCGGGTCTCTTGCAAATGCAAAAACGTTATTTGGAGTAACAATGGGTCTATATACTCCGTATCTTGGTCTTTCATCAGCATACCAGAATGCGTGTGAATCAACAAAGAAATACTCAAGCCCATATTCCGCCAAGTATCTATCAAGTCCTGGGAAGTAAGCGCATTCCGCCAACCATATACCGCGCGGTTTAACTCCTATATGCCTTTCGTATGTTTTGATAGCTTGTTCTAATTGCGCACGAATAGCCTGCGGATATTGTTCCATAAATGGTAAATATCCATGCGTTGCGTTGCATGTAATAATGTCCAGGTATCCTCTTGCCATGTATTCTTTGAAACCGTTAAGGATATTCTTCTTGTATACTTCACGGAATATGTAAAGTGTATCTTCAAGATTTTGCAAGTAATACTGAGCCATTTTGTGTTTTCGTGGATGCTCGTTTACTGTTCTAACAACTTCTTTGCGAGCCAATTCTATAAGTTTTTCTAAATGTTTTTCGTATTTATTTTGAAGGTCTGGATTAGCGAGCATCTCCATTAAAGGAGGGGTTATCGACATTGTAAGTTTCACAGGAACTTTATCCTGCTCCAAATTTCTGAACATTCTCAACAATGGAATGTATGTTTCCGTAATAGTTTCAAACAACCAGTGCTCTTCCAAGAAAAACGGATACTCTGGGTGATGAACGTAAGGCAAGTGTGCGTGAAGAACAAACATCATCTGTCCTCGTGGCATACTTATATCCCCTTCCCACTAAGTCGAATAACACTGATGCTTCCAGCACTCGAAATCCGAAAAAGGTGCTCCAAACCTTGGACCGAGCCACTAATTCTTTCAACAATAGGTGTTAGCATACCTTCAGATGGCATAACTATTCTCCTTCTTTTTCTTAGATCCAGCCATCTTTCTCTCGTAGACTGACTTGGAGAGTTCACTGGAACCCGGCAGAGGTTAGATCTGAGCAAATATTTGTAATTGCCGTTTGAATCGTAGTAGCCAAGTTCAGCCAAGTAATGTGCTCCAGGCATCGGGACGTTTATATAGTAATTTTTCGTAGAGAGGATATCTATAGCAACTTCAAATGTTCTGTGCGCATTTGTCCCGTCAAACTCTATGAAGGTTACATCGTAAACCCTCAAAACAACTTTTTTCACTTCCTGAGATTTCAAAAATTCTCTGTTTGCATGACTAAGGTCCCAGTAAATGTGTATCCAAAATGGATTGACAGGCATCGCAACAAGTTTGTCTTTGTTGTAGGTGTCGGGAATTGATATATCTTCTTTGAGTGGTTGTGGCGTTGTCTGAATTTGACCTGTTGAGGAAGTAGACGAGGATGGTCTTGATTGCTCCGCTTCTTCAGGTTGGACAGCTTTTGTTCTTTCGATATACCTTTCGATGAGCTTCCGTACCTCGCTTTTTGTCATCTGCTTTTTAACGGCTAAACCAAGTTCTTTTGCTTTTGCCTTTAATTCTTGAATCGTTCGTTTCTGACTTAACCATTCTTCCAACTGTTTTACAATACTCATACCAGATTCACCCCCCAGGCTTCTGTCGTAGTTTGACCTTTCATGTAAAATGTTACTACGGGGGCTCATAGTTGTAAAATGTTGTAAGAACATAAATTCTACATATATTGTTGTGTAATGTTTTATAATAGTCATTATTCGTCTTCAAACAAATGATTACAACATACTTATATTAATTTAAGAATGTATTTCCATTCATAAAATTAAGGTTTCATCAAGAAAAAGGAGTCCAAACGATGGACTACTGCAATACTAAACTTTAAAAAAGTTTAAAAAATACACTTCGATCTACTCTAGTATTCTTCTTAGAAATTCTCTCGTTCTCGGCTTTTTTGGATTTCTCAAAATCTCTTCTGGTGGTCCTTCCTCTTCAACGACACCTTGAGAAATAAATACGATTCTATCAGCCACATCCCTGGCAAATCCCATTTCATGCGTAACAACAAGCATGGTCATACCACTGCGTGCAAGGTCTTTCATGACGTCAAGAACCTCACCTACAAGTTCAGGGTCAAGGGCGGATGTAGGTTCATCAAAAAGCATGATTTCAGGGTCCATCATCAATGCCCTCGCAATCGCAACTCTTTGTTTTTGACCACCGGAAAGTTGTTCTGGGTAGGCATCTATTTTGTCAAGTAGACCAACTCTACTAAGTAATACTTTCGCCTTCTCAATTGCCTCTTCTCTTGGCATTTTTTTCACCTTAGTCGGAGCAAGAATTAGATTGTCTAATACGTTCATATGAGGAAACAGATTGAATTGTTGGAAGACCATACCTATTCTTGTTCTGAGCTGATTTACATCGTATTCGTCGATATCCACGCCATCTAAGTATATCTTGCCGCCTTGATATTCTTCGAGTTTGTTTATACATCTCAAAAGTGTGCTTTTTCCTCCACCACTGGGACCGATGATAACAATTGTTTCACCTCTTTTGACTTGTAGGTTTATTCCCTTCAGGACTTCCAGTTTTCCAAAACGTTTCACCAAGTTCTCTATCTTAATAATGATTTTTTCCGTGCCATCATTTAACTTGCTCATTTCACTAATTGCTTCATTGTTATTACTCATGCTGTAGCCATCCTCCTTTCAATATACCTAACTATGCGGGAGATGACGAATGTCATGACAAAATATATGAACGCTATCCCAAAGTATATAGAGAATGTTTGAAATGTTCGAGATATTATAAATTGTCCACTTCTCATCAATTCAGAAACACCTATCACAGATGCAAGGGAACTATCTTTTGTTAGGGTTATGAATTCGTTACCAAGTGCTGGTAAAATGTTCCTAAAAGCCTGTGGAAGGATTATGTACCTCATCGCTTGCCAGTGAGTTAATCCCAATGAACGCGCAGCTTCGTACTGACCTCTTGGAATAGACTGAATACCCGCACGAACGATTTCCGCAATATATGCACCGCTGTTTAATCCAAGTGCCGTTATTGCTGCTGGGTATGGTGCGAGTTGTATTCCAAGTTGTGGTAAACCAAAATAGATAATTGATATCTGAACGAGCAGTGGAGTTCCACGCAAAAACTCTACATATGCAGTACAAGGATAATTTATTAGTTTTATCTTAGATAACCTTCCCATACCGATGAAAGTTCCTAAGATTAATCCTATACCAACGGAAAAGGCTGTAAGTTTAAGCGTTTCCCATGCACCAACAAGAAGAAATGGAAAACTTTTTAGTAATTCTATCAACGCTTCCACAACTTTCCC
It encodes the following:
- a CDS encoding amino acid ABC transporter permease, with amino-acid sequence MEALIELLKSFPFLLVGAWETLKLTAFSVGIGLILGTFIGMGRLSKIKLINYPCTAYVEFLRGTPLLVQISIIYFGLPQLGIQLAPYPAAITALGLNSGAYIAEIVRAGIQSIPRGQYEAARSLGLTHWQAMRYIILPQAFRNILPALGNEFITLTKDSSLASVIGVSELMRSGQFIISRTFQTFSIYFGIAFIYFVMTFVISRIVRYIERRMATA
- a CDS encoding DUF4912 domain-containing protein, with protein sequence MSIVKQLEEWLSQKRTIQELKAKAKELGLAVKKQMTKSEVRKLIERYIERTKAVQPEEAEQSRPSSSTSSTGQIQTTPQPLKEDISIPDTYNKDKLVAMPVNPFWIHIYWDLSHANREFLKSQEVKKVVLRVYDVTFIEFDGTNAHRTFEVAIDILSTKNYYINVPMPGAHYLAELGYYDSNGNYKYLLRSNLCRVPVNSPSQSTRERWLDLRKRRRIVMPSEGMLTPIVERISGSVQGLEHLFRISSAGSISVIRLSGKGI
- a CDS encoding glycoside hydrolase family 57 protein, with product MPRGQMMFVLHAHLPYVHHPEYPFFLEEHWLFETITETYIPLLRMFRNLEQDKVPVKLTMSITPPLMEMLANPDLQNKYEKHLEKLIELARKEVVRTVNEHPRKHKMAQYYLQNLEDTLYIFREVYKKNILNGFKEYMARGYLDIITCNATHGYLPFMEQYPQAIRAQLEQAIKTYERHIGVKPRGIWLAECAYFPGLDRYLAEYGLEYFFVDSHAFWYADERPRYGVYRPIVTPNNVFAFARDPESSEQVWSAQIGYPGDSRYREFYRDIGFDREYEYIRPYIDPSGVRMNTGIKYHKITSKDTPLDKKDYYDIDEAKATAYEHAKDFLRKKEAQIDYLLNLFEGLEPVIVAPFDAELFGHWWYEGPFFLEYFMREAAKSQKLRVVRACDLVDWIEKVQILTPAASSWGANGYNEVWLNGTNDWIYPHLHEMVERMTEVAKEHANETDPLKIRVLNQMVRELLLAQSSDWAFIMTTRTSVEYAVNRTKTHIKRFLNLYDMLKSGNIDIGELQRLEYVDDIFPDADYKMYLKI
- a CDS encoding amino acid ABC transporter ATP-binding protein, with translation MSKLNDGTEKIIIKIENLVKRFGKLEVLKGINLQVKRGETIVIIGPSGGGKSTLLRCINKLEEYQGGKIYLDGVDIDEYDVNQLRTRIGMVFQQFNLFPHMNVLDNLILAPTKVKKMPREEAIEKAKVLLSRVGLLDKIDAYPEQLSGGQKQRVAIARALMMDPEIMLFDEPTSALDPELVGEVLDVMKDLARSGMTMLVVTHEMGFARDVADRIVFISQGVVEEEGPPEEILRNPKKPRTREFLRRILE